AAAAGAACTGACACTGACGCCCATTGAGTTCAACATCTTGTGGATCCTCTGTGAAAATCGGGGCCAGGTCATCAGCTCTGAGCGTCTTTTTGAGCAGGTATGGGGCGAAAGATATTTTAAAAACAGCAACAATACGGTGATGGTGCATATCCGGCATCTGCGGGAGAAAATGAGCGACACCACCGGCAGAAGTGATTTCATCAAGACCGTGTGGGGAGTGGGGTATAAGATTGAAAAATAGCTATCGCACGCTGAAACGGACCATCATTCTGCGCACAATGGAAGTCACGATCCTGACCATTTTTGTGGGCGCGTTCATTCTGGTGTTTTTCGTGGACGGCATTTTGCAGGATGGATTCATCGATGCATTTGTGCGGGCGCTGGGTTTTCTGCATGTATCCGAGCCAACGGCGATCCGCATTTATCAGCTGATCTTCCAGCAAAACAAGCTGCTCATCGTGGTCATCGGCTTTTTCATCCTGTTCATTGCGATTTTTTATCTGACCCTCAACGGTCTGACGAAATACATCGACCAGATCGGCGCGGGCGTGGAAAATATCCTCAGCGATTCCACAGAACCCATTCATCTCATACGGGAGTTGCAGCCGCTGGAGGTGCATATGAACAGCATCAAACGCAAGCTCCGGCAGCGGGAAGAGGAGGCCGCGGAGAGCGAGCAGAAGAAAAATGATCTGCTCATGTATCTGGCCCACGATCTGAAAACGCCGCTGACGTCCATCATTGCGTACCTGAGCATTCTGGATGAGTCGGAAAATATGCCGCCGGAGGAGCGCAAAAAATGTACCCATATTTCGCTGGAAAAGGCGGTGCGGCTGAAAGAACTGATGGATGAGTTTTTCGAGATCACCCGTTTCAGTCTGGAGGATATGGTGCTGGAGCAGAATCCGGTCAACGTGTCCATGATGCTGGAACAGATCGCGGATGAGGCTTATGCGGTGCTGGCGGAAAAGGGCCTGCGCTGTGAGGTGGACATCCACGAGGATCTGACGGTCACAGGCGATGCGGACAAGCTGGCCCGGGTATTTGACAACCTGCTGCGCAACGCCATCAATTACAGCTACCCGGATACGTGCATCCGGATCAGTGCCTGGTCGCAGCAGCAGTGGGTGTATATTGATTTTGTCAATCAGGGGCCTGCCATCCCGGAGAAACAGTTGACCATGATTTTTGAAAAATTCATCCGCATGGACAGTGCGCGTTCCAGCGAAACCGGAGGTGCCGGGCTGGGGCTTGCTATTGCCAAGCAGATTGTCACCGCCCATGGCGGGGAAATCCACGCGGAAAACTGTTCGGAGGGCATCCGCTTCGAGGTGAAGCTGCCCGGGGAAGAATTATAAAAGAATTATAGTTCACGAGCGCCATTCGCATATTTATATGAAAATAAAAGTCGTCGGAAATCGAACGTTTGTTTGAAATTCTGGCGACTTTATGATATGATGAGTGAAAAAGAAAAGGAAGCGCCGTCGAAGACGGCATTTACTTTTCTTGCACGATCAACGAACGAACGGTCTGCGGCAGCAGACAGTAAAGCGCGTGAGCGCGGGTTCGTGAGTTTGGGTATGCAGGGAATTGCACGATCAACGAACGAACAGCCTGCGGCAGCAGGCAGAGGAGCGCGGTATGAAATTTTATCACATTGCGGATGTGCATCTGGGGGCGGTGCCGGATCGGGGGCGCCCCTACAGTGAGCAGCGCCGACAGGATATATGGGACACTTTTCGGGATATGATCCACCTGGCAGTCCGGGAACAGCCGGATTGTCTGTTTGTGTGCGGCGATCTGTTCCACCGGCAGCCATTAAAACGGGAGCTGAAGGAAGTGGATTACCTTTTTTCGCTCATCCCGGATACCCGGGTGTTCCTTATGGCGGGCAATCATGATTTTGCCGGGGAGGGGAAGCGCTTACCGGCGGTTTTCCTGGAGCCCCAATGTGTTCTTTTTTTCGCAGGAGAAGTTATCAGCGGTGAGCCTGGAGCTGTCCCAGGAGACGGCACGGCGCAGCGGGATCCGCCATCTGACAGTGTACGGTCACAGTTATCAGAAAAGGGAGTACCGGGAGGCGCTGTATGATCGGGTGTGTCCACTGGAAAAAGAAGGAGTGCATGTGCTCATGGCTCACGGCGGGGATGCGTCCCATATTCCCATGGATTACGGAAAAATCGCGTCTGGCGGATTTGACTATGTGGCCATGGGACATATTCACCGCCCGGCCATCTGGCGGGGCGGAAAGCTGATGCCTGTTGGTGTCGATGGTGTGTCTGCCTCCACAAGTATGACTGGTAACAGGACAATGCCGCCGGGAACGCGTGCAGAAAGTGCCGCCGGGATGGCCGGTGACAGGATGATGAAGGCAGGAGTGCGTGCAGAAAATGTCACTGAGATGTCCGGTAATCTGACGATGCGGTCAGAAGGGTATAGTGAACTTGGAATATCAGAGAATCTGCGGCATACAACAGGAGCGGCATTCGTGGATAGCTGTATGGCTTACGCGGGGGCGCTGGAGCCTTTAGAGGTCAACGACGTGGGAATGCATGGATTTATCCGGGGCGAGATTTTTATAGACCCACGCACGGGGGACCATCGTACCCGAGTGGAATTTGTACCCGTGGCCCGCAGAACTTACGTGTCAGTGGAGATTCCGGTGACCGCGTCCACCACCGGGCTGGAACTGGAGGATCGGGTCAGACGCTTGACTGGGGGTAAGGCAACGATCAGTCAGCAGGATCAGGAGAGGCTACTTTCCGTGGATCCGATCCATGCAGAGCAGCATGCAGGGGGCTATGTCGGGCAGAAGCCGGATAGTCAGAGATACCGGGGAATGGATCGAGAAGTGCAGGTGGCTTCGGGTTATCTGTACCGTATCGTATTGACCGGAGAGCGGGATCCCCAGTGGGAACCGAACGTGGATCGCCTGCTGGCACTGGAAAATGTGGCGGATGTGACAGATTATACCCGCCCGGCCTGGGACTGGGAAGCCCTTTCCCAGCAGTATCAGGGGCAGCTGATCGGCCGTTTTCTGGCGGAATATGAAGGTCGGGAGCTGTCTCCTGCGGAACAGCTGAGCCGTACCTATGGGCTGGAAGCGCTGCTGACGGCCCGGGGAGGAGAAATATGATCATAGGGGAACTGGACTGCAGGGATTTTGGCTGCCTGCATGAAAAGAAGATCGCACTGTCTCCGGGCATCAACCTGATCACCGGCGGCAACGAAGCGGGGAAGTCCACGGCGGCTTCCTTCCTTCGCTGTATGCTTTACGGGATGCGTCGCGGCAGAGGAAGGAATGCGGTCAGGGACGATTACCATCGACTGATCCCCTGGAATCAGACCCAGGCTGAGGGAAGCCTCTGTTTTTCCTGTCAGGGGCGGAATTTCCGGCTGCATCGGGTGTTTGCAGACCGGCAGGAAAAGGTGGAACTGTTCTGCACGGATGACGGGGAAGTGCTGGATGTGTCCATGGGTGACCTACAGATGCTGCTGGGGGGCTTAGGTGAGGGCCTCTATGAAAACGTGGTCAGCAGCAGGCAGCAGACAGAGCTGTCCGCAGACCTGTGGAAATCACTGGAAAACTACTTATTAAATATGGAAACGGTGCAGGAAGAGCAGACGGATGTGGAAACGGCGGTGAAGCTTCTGGAAGAGCGCAGCCGGGCAGCGCGGGCCAACGGCAGGCGGCTGGAAAAAGAGCGGCACCAGCGGGAGCAGGAGCTGAACAGCCAGATCCGTTACGTGGAACAGCGGGAGAGCCTGTTACAGGAGAAAATCGCACAGATGGAAGCACAGCGCCGGGAGTTGGCGCAGAAACAGCAGGAGCAGCAGAACGGGTGGCATTCGCAAGAGAATGCTGCGTCTGCGGATTGGACATGGAAGGAACGGCAATATCAGCGGAAGGTACCCAACGGAGAATCGGTTACGGGAACTTCTTCTGATATGAGGAAACAGAAAGCAGAGCATGACACCCGGGAAGAGCGAAAGGTCACAGGGCAAAAGGAAAGACGTACATCTGGCTGGGTGTGGTTGTTTTTGTTGGCATCACTGGTATTTTTCGCAGGAGCAGGGTTCTTTTTCTGGAAGGGACAGCTGCCGCTGGCGGTGACAGGTATTATTGCAGGCGCTATTTCACTGATTATATTTGCAGTGAATAAATGGCGGGCGGGCAGAAACCAGAATGACAGATGGCAGGATGAAAAGTATCTGGTAAGGCCTTCAAACAGTGGAAACTTTCAGGAAAAATCTCCACTGTTTGAAGGGGAGAGACCAGACAATACAGGAATGTCTATGGCTGCCGGCGATCGGACGGAATCTCTCACCACAGGCTTGCAGGAGCTTTCTGCAAGAATTGCACAGCTGCAGGAGGAGCTTCTGGACGCCGGGCAGGAACGACAGAACTGCCTGGAAGAGCTGGGAGAACTGGATCGGGCGCTGCCCCGGGAGCAGCAGGCCTGGCTGGAGGCGTTGGCAGCGGAGGATGCCCGGGACAGGATCCGCAAGGTGTCTGCGGAACTGTCCGGCAACTGGGCAGACCGTCTGACGGATCAGGCGTCGGAGATCCTTCGGGCCATCACCGGTGGACGATATTTCGGCATTCAGGTCAATACGGGAACAAGAAATGGTTCCCTGACGGTGACAGACGGTGTCCGCATCTATCAGCCGGAACAGCTCAGCACCGGAACCGCAGATCAGATCCGGATGGCGGTCCGTCTGTCGGCAGCACAGCTGCTGGAAGAGGAACCGATGCCACTTGTTTTTGACGATGCCTTCCTCACCTGGGATGATGTGCGTCTGTCCCAGCTACTGGAATATCTGGCCGGATGCGGCCGACAGGTGCTCATTTTTACTGGACAGAATCGGGAAGAATTGTTGCTTATCGGGGAAAAATTGTCATATCACAAAATAATGCTTGACGAAAACCGGGCGGCGGTGTATAGTCATACCGATATGAGATATGACAATTCAATATTGCAGTAATTATTCCTTTATTCAGAGTGATGGAGATACATAGGATCTGTGAAGTCACGGCAACCCCGGTATGGAAGGTGCCAGCCTGAGCGAGTAATCGAACAATAAGGGGATTTGATTATCGAGATCGAGTCCGCCGGTATGCGGGCTTATTTTTTTGCGAGCTACGAGCAGCGCGGACAGAATGCAAGCATGCTGGATGGGATGCTCGCATACCAGACAGTGTGCTTGTGATTCTGGACATGCGGCGACAGCCGCAGAAGCGAGAAGAAGCGAAGCGGATTCGAGCCTAGCGCTGCTCGTAACGAGCAAGCAACAGGAGCTCGAATAGCCTGGCGTTGCCCATAGTGAGCAGTTAGGCGCGCAATCAGGAGTATAACGGAAGATAAGAAGGAGGAAAAGGAATGGAGAGAAGATTATTTACATCTGAGTCAGTAACAGAAGGACATCCCGATAAAATCTGCGATCAGATTTCTGACGCAATTCTGGACGCATTAATGGAGCAGGATCCCATGAGCCGTGTGGCATGCGAGACATGCACAACCACCGGTCTGGTGATGGTTATGGGTGAGATCACCACAAAGGCAAGCATCGATATTCAGAAGATCGTTCGTGATACGATCCGTGAGATCGGCTACACAAGAGCAAAATTCGGTTTCGATGCAGATACCTGCGGCGTGATCACTGCGCTGGACAAGCAGTCCACCGATATTGCTATGGGTGTTGACAAAGCACTGGAAGCGAAAGAGAACAAGATGAGCGACAGCGAGATCGAGGCCATCGGCGCTGGCGACCAGGGTATGATGTTCGGTTATGCCACCAATGAGACCGAGGAGTACATGCCTTACCCCATCGCACTGGCACACAAGCTGGCAAGACAGCTGACCCTGGTGCGCAAGAACGGCACCCTCAGCTACCTTCGCCCGGATGGCAAGACCCAGGTAACGGTAGAGTACGATGAAAACGGCAAGCCCAGCCGTCTGGATGCGGTTGTTCTGTCTACCCAGCACGACGAGAATGTGACCCAGGAGCAGATTCACGCAGATATCAAGAAATATGTATTCGATGAGATCCTGCCGCAGGATATGGTAGACGAGAACACCAAGTTCTTCATCAACCCGACAGGACGTTTCGTCATCGGCGGCCCTCACGGCGACAGCGGTCTGACCGGCCGTAAGATCATTGTAGACACCTATGGTGGATACGGCAGACACGGCGGCGGCGCATTCTCCGGTAAGGACTGCACCAAGGTTGACCGTTCCGCAGCTTACGCAGCCCGTTATGTGGCAAAAAATATCGTTGCAGCAGGTCTGGCTGACAAGTGCGAGATCCAGCTGTCCTACGCCATCGGTGTGGCACAGCCTACTTCCGTTATGGTAGACACCTACGGCACCGGCAAGCTGGCTGACGATGAGCTGGTGAAGATCATCCGCAGCATGTTCGATCTTCGCCCGGCAGGTATCATCAAGATGCTTGACCTGAGACGTCCGATCTACAAGCAGACCGCAGCATACGGTCACTTTGGACGCAACGATCTGGATCTTCCGTGGGAGAAGCTGGATAAGGTTGACGAGTTAAAGAAATATCTGGCATAATATAAGAAAAACGAGTAATCGCTTGCATGCAGGAAGCGGCGGGGAGGACCGGAGACGGGAAATCCTGCGGGCTTTTGCCATGCAGGCGATTTTTTCATATGATTACCTAAAAAAGGAGGGCATTGTATGGACGCAATTTTAAAACGAAGAAGTATCCGTAAATTTCTGGATCAGCCGATCCCGGAGGAAGCGCTTGAGAAAATTCTCCGGGCCGGAATGGCGGCACCCAGCGCAGGCGGCAGCGCCGAATGGGAATTTGTGCTGTTTGCGGATCCGAAGAAGAAAAAGAAGCGCTCATGGAAGTGAGCGAGTATGCGTTCCCGGTAAAAACCGCGCCGGTGTGTATGGTTGTGTGCGGCAACCTGGATCGGGAGATCCACAAAGACCGGGGATGGTGGGTGCAGGATTGCAGCGCGGCCATGGAAAACATGCTGCTGGAGGCAACAGATCTGGGCATCGGCAGCATCTGGCTGGGCATTTATCCGTATGAAGAGCGGGTTGCGGCTGTGAGAAGTTTGTTCTCGCTGCCGGAACGGGTGATGCCGCTGGGCATCATGGCACTTGGTTATGCAGCCAAAGAAAAACCGGCCAACGACCGTTATCTGGCAGACCGGGTGCACTGGGAGCGCTTTGGGAACCTGTACAAAGGCCAGGCGAATGACGCTGCCGTTTTATAAAAAGTTCATAAAATATGTGCATAAGTTTATAGAGGAAGCAAAGCCGCTATGCTATAATAAGGCAAGACAAAGGGTAAAGGAAGGATTGCCAGATGAAACTGAAAAATCGCCTGATCATAGGCTTTCTGATTATAGCTATTGTGCCGATGCTTATGATGACTGCCGTAACCGTGGGTTTTGGACGTTACCAGATGCGGGTTATGAAGAAAGATTTTGGCATTGATCTGCCTGCATATGAGTCATTTTCCAACACCCCCCAGATCATGATGCGTTACACCAGGAACATTCATGAGGAGTTGAATGCACAGGTGCAGAAAGATCCGGATGTGCTGGTGACAGCGGAATCCATTCAGAAGCTGGATGAGGAACTTAACCGGCGGCTTTCTTATGTCATTGTCCGGAAAGGGAATACCATTATTTATGACAGTCCGCAGATGGATCAGCCGGATATCGTGAAATATCTGCCGGATTTCGGGGATGCGGATGCGGATCTGGACGGCTGTACCTATCTGGGCGGCAATATTCAGTCCATGATCAAGCAGGTGGATGTGACGACGACAGATGGCGAAGAGTACAGCTTTTTCCTGATCACGTCGGCCCAGAAAGCCATTCCGCAGATCCAGTCACTGGCCATTGACATTATTCTCATGGTGTTCCTGATCCTGATCATGACCGGCGGTATTCTGACAGCCTGGATTTACCGGGGTGTGATCACGCCGGTGCGCAAGCTGAAGGTGGCGACCCAGAATATCAAGGAGGGCAATCTGGATTTCCGGCTGGAAGTCGAGGGAAAGGACGAGATCAGTGAGCTTTGCTCGGATTTCGAGGAAATGCGGCAGCGGCTGAAGGCGTCCACAGAGGAGAAGATTCAGTTTGACCGGGAAAACAAGGAGCTGATCAGCAACATTTCCCACGATCTGAAGACCCCTATCACCGCCGTAAAAGGCTACGTGGAGGGCATCATGGACGGCGTGGCGGACACGCCGGAGAAAATGGATCGCTACATCAAGACGATTTACAACAAAGCCAACGACATGGACCGGCTCATCAACGAGCTGACCTTTTATTCAAAGATCGACACGAACCGGATTCCGTACACCTTCAGCAAGATCAACGTGAAGGATTATTTTGACGACTGTGCGGAGGAGCTGGGGCTGGAGCTGGAAGAGCGGGGCATGACGTTTACTTATCAGAATCACGTGGATCCGGCCACGATGGTCATTGCGGATGCGGAGCAGCTGAAGCGGGTCATTGACAATATCGTGGGAAATTCCGTAAAATATATGGATAAGGAAAACGGCCACATCGGCATTGAAGTCAAGGATGTGGGCGATTTCATACAGGTGGAGCTGTCTGACGACGGAAGGGGCATTGCCATGAAGGATGTGCCCTACATTTTCGACCGTTTTTACCGGGCGGATGCGTCCCGCAACTCGTCCAAGGGCGGCAGCGGCATCGGGCTGTCCATTGTAAAGAAGATTATTGAAGACCACGGAGGCAAGATCTGGGCCAACAGCCGGGAAGGCGAGGGCACCACCATGTACTTCGTGCTGAGAAAATATCAGGAGGTACCGGCAAATGAGTAAAATTTTGATTGTAGAGGATGAGGAGAGCATCGCAGATCTGGAGAAGGACTATCTGGAACTCAGCGGTTTTGAGGTAGCTATTTGCAACAACGGTGATGACGGCCTGAAAGCGGCGCTGGAGAAGGATTATGATCTGCTGATCCTGGATCTGATGCTTCCCGGCACGGATGGCTTTGAGATCTGCAAACGGGTGCGGGAAGTGAAAAATATGCCCATCATCATGGTTTCTGCGAAAAAAGATGACATTGATAAAATCCGGGGCTTAGGTCTTGGCGCGGATGATTATATGACAAAACCGTTCAGCCCCAGTGAGCTGGTGGCCCGGGTAAAGGCACACCTGTCCCGGTATGAGCGGCTCATCGGCAGCAACGCCCAGGAAAATGACATCATCGAGATCCGGGGCATCAAGATCGACAAGACCGCCCGCCGGGTGTGGGTCAACGGCGAGGAAAAGAACTTCACCACCAAGGAGTTTGACCTGCTTACCTTCCTGGCCCAGAATCCGAACCACGTATTCACCAAGGAAGAGCTGTTCAAGAAAATCTGGGACATGGATTCCATCGGCGACATCGCTACTGTAACCGTGCATATCAAGAAAATCCGTGAAAAGATCGAGTTCAATACGGCAAAACCCCAGTACATCGAGACGATCTGGGGCGTCGGCTACCGGTTTAAGGTATGATGCGGCCACTCATGTATCGCGGGAAAAATCTGCTGCTGTATGCGGATGACGCCATCGTCGTGGTGTACAAGCCCGCCGGTCTGGCCGTTCAGACAAAGAAAATGGGAGAAAAAGATCTGGAAAGCCTGCTGCGTACCTGGCAGGCAGGACAGGGCGCAGGCACGTACATCGGTGTGGTGCATCGACTGGATCAGCCGGTGGAGGGCGTCATGGTGCTGGCCCGGACAAAAGAGGCTGCGGCAGCTTTGAGCGCCCAGGCAGCAGGCACCGACATGCAGAAAACCTACGTGGCTGTCACCCGGGGCGTGTTGCCAAAAGTGGAAGGGCAGCTGACAGACTTCCTGCTGCGGGATGGCAAGACCAACACCTCCCGGGTGGTGGACAGAAAGACGCCGGGAGCGAAGAAAGCTTCGCTGGATTACAGGATACTGTCGGTACAGACAACGGAAGCGAAACAGTCTTTGGTGGAAATCCATCTGCATACCGGCCGCCACCATCAGATCCGGGTACAGTTTGCCCACGCGGGAACGTCCCTTGTGGGGGATAATAAATACGGCAGTATGTCGAATGCGGTACAGGAAGCGGGGAATGGCAGTGTCTGTGCATCATCTCAAGTTGTCGAGAATGCGACAGAAAATCTGACGATTGCTCCCGGACGGCGGCACGGTGTTTTGAAAGACACACCTGCCCTCTGCGCCTGTTCCCTGACCTTCACCCATCCGGTGACAGGACAGCGATTGTGCGTCTCCTGTCGGCCGAACAATCTGGCTTTTGCGGCGTTTGGGGTTGACAAACTGCCCGAACCGGGCATAAAATATCTAATATCATGTGATACAGGCAGTGAAGAGGAATAGTACAGACAACGGCACGCCACAGAGAGGAAACGGCAGGTGAAAGTTTCCGCGGAAGCCATCTGGAACCGGCCTTGGAGCCTCGCAGAAGATGCGGCGCAGTCCAGCGTTACGGGCATAAAGTGAACATCAGACCAGAACTTGTGGGGATGTTAACGAGGGTGGTACCGCCGGCGCAGCCGGTCCCTTACCGGGTATCAGCTCGTTAGCATCCCCTTTATGTGATACCAGGGTCGAAAGGTCTGAATCTGCGTGAGCTTGCTCACAAGCAGATGAGGTATCACAAAAGGATAAGGGAAAAAGAACAAAGAATAAAAATAAAGGAGTAAAGACATGGCAAAGGATAAGAAATTAGTAGAAGCGATCACATCCATGGATGTGGATTTCGCACAGTGGTATACGGACGTGGTAAAGAAGGCCGAGCTGACCGATTATTCCAGCGTAAAAGGCTGCATGATCATCAAACCCGCCGGTTATGCCATCTGGGAAAATATTCAGAAGGAGCTGGACCGTCGGTTCAAGGAGACAGGGGTGGAGAATGTATACATGCCCCTGTTTATCCCGGAGAGCCTGCTGGAGAAAGAGAAGGATCACGTAGAAGGCTTTGCGCCGGAGGTTGCCTGGGTGACCAAGGGCGGCCTGGAGGATCTGCCGGAGCGCCTGTGTGTCCGTCCGACTTCTGAGACGCTGTTCTGTGATTTTTACAAAAATCTCATCCAGTCCTACCGTGACCTGCCGAAGGTATACAACCAGTGGTGTTCCGTTGTTCGCTGGGAGAAGACCACCCGTCCGTTCCTGCGTTCCAGAGAGTTCCTGTGGCAGGAGGGCCATACCGCTCACGCAACCGCAGAGGAAGCAGAGGCAAGAACCATCCAGATGCTGAACCTGTACGCAGATTTCTGTGAGGAAGTGCTGGCGATCCCGGTGATCCGCGGCCAGAAGACCGAGAAGGAGAAATTCGCAGGCGCAGAGGCAACTTACACCATCGAGTCCCTGATGCATGACGGCAAGGCACTGCAGTCTGGTACCAGCCAC
Above is a window of Oscillospiraceae bacterium NTUH-002-81 DNA encoding:
- a CDS encoding metallophosphoesterase; this translates as MKFYHIADVHLGAVPDRGRPYSEQRRQDIWDTFRDMIHLAVREQPDCLFVCGDLFHRQPLKRELKEVDYLFSLIPDTRVFLMAGNHDFAGEGKRLPAVFLEPQCVLFFAGEVISGEPGAVPGDGTAQRDPPSDSVRSQLSEKGVPGGAV
- the metK gene encoding methionine adenosyltransferase → MERRLFTSESVTEGHPDKICDQISDAILDALMEQDPMSRVACETCTTTGLVMVMGEITTKASIDIQKIVRDTIREIGYTRAKFGFDADTCGVITALDKQSTDIAMGVDKALEAKENKMSDSEIEAIGAGDQGMMFGYATNETEEYMPYPIALAHKLARQLTLVRKNGTLSYLRPDGKTQVTVEYDENGKPSRLDAVVLSTQHDENVTQEQIHADIKKYVFDEILPQDMVDENTKFFINPTGRFVIGGPHGDSGLTGRKIIVDTYGGYGRHGGGAFSGKDCTKVDRSAAYAARYVAKNIVAAGLADKCEIQLSYAIGVAQPTSVMVDTYGTGKLADDELVKIIRSMFDLRPAGIIKMLDLRRPIYKQTAAYGHFGRNDLDLPWEKLDKVDELKKYLA
- a CDS encoding nitroreductase family protein, with amino-acid sequence MEVSEYAFPVKTAPVCMVVCGNLDREIHKDRGWWVQDCSAAMENMLLEATDLGIGSIWLGIYPYEERVAAVRSLFSLPERVMPLGIMALGYAAKEKPANDRYLADRVHWERFGNLYKGQANDAAVL
- a CDS encoding HAMP domain-containing sensor histidine kinase, whose product is MKNSYRTLKRTIILRTMEVTILTIFVGAFILVFFVDGILQDGFIDAFVRALGFLHVSEPTAIRIYQLIFQQNKLLIVVIGFFILFIAIFYLTLNGLTKYIDQIGAGVENILSDSTEPIHLIRELQPLEVHMNSIKRKLRQREEEAAESEQKKNDLLMYLAHDLKTPLTSIIAYLSILDESENMPPEERKKCTHISLEKAVRLKELMDEFFEITRFSLEDMVLEQNPVNVSMMLEQIADEAYAVLAEKGLRCEVDIHEDLTVTGDADKLARVFDNLLRNAINYSYPDTCIRISAWSQQQWVYIDFVNQGPAIPEKQLTMIFEKFIRMDSARSSETGGAGLGLAIAKQIVTAHGGEIHAENCSEGIRFEVKLPGEEL
- a CDS encoding HAMP domain-containing sensor histidine kinase gives rise to the protein MKLKNRLIIGFLIIAIVPMLMMTAVTVGFGRYQMRVMKKDFGIDLPAYESFSNTPQIMMRYTRNIHEELNAQVQKDPDVLVTAESIQKLDEELNRRLSYVIVRKGNTIIYDSPQMDQPDIVKYLPDFGDADADLDGCTYLGGNIQSMIKQVDVTTTDGEEYSFFLITSAQKAIPQIQSLAIDIILMVFLILIMTGGILTAWIYRGVITPVRKLKVATQNIKEGNLDFRLEVEGKDEISELCSDFEEMRQRLKASTEEKIQFDRENKELISNISHDLKTPITAVKGYVEGIMDGVADTPEKMDRYIKTIYNKANDMDRLINELTFYSKIDTNRIPYTFSKINVKDYFDDCAEELGLELEERGMTFTYQNHVDPATMVIADAEQLKRVIDNIVGNSVKYMDKENGHIGIEVKDVGDFIQVELSDDGRGIAMKDVPYIFDRFYRADASRNSSKGGSGIGLSIVKKIIEDHGGKIWANSREGEGTTMYFVLRKYQEVPANE
- a CDS encoding nitroreductase family protein → MDAILKRRSIRKFLDQPIPEEALEKILRAGMAAPSAGGSAEWEFVLFADPKKKKKRSWK
- a CDS encoding AAA family ATPase; this translates as MIIGELDCRDFGCLHEKKIALSPGINLITGGNEAGKSTAASFLRCMLYGMRRGRGRNAVRDDYHRLIPWNQTQAEGSLCFSCQGRNFRLHRVFADRQEKVELFCTDDGEVLDVSMGDLQMLLGGLGEGLYENVVSSRQQTELSADLWKSLENYLLNMETVQEEQTDVETAVKLLEERSRAARANGRRLEKERHQREQELNSQIRYVEQRESLLQEKIAQMEAQRRELAQKQQEQQNGWHSQENAASADWTWKERQYQRKVPNGESVTGTSSDMRKQKAEHDTREERKVTGQKERRTSGWVWLFLLASLVFFAGAGFFFWKGQLPLAVTGIIAGAISLIIFAVNKWRAGRNQNDRWQDEKYLVRPSNSGNFQEKSPLFEGERPDNTGMSMAAGDRTESLTTGLQELSARIAQLQEELLDAGQERQNCLEELGELDRALPREQQAWLEALAAEDARDRIRKVSAELSGNWADRLTDQASEILRAITGGRYFGIQVNTGTRNGSLTVTDGVRIYQPEQLSTGTADQIRMAVRLSAAQLLEEEPMPLVFDDAFLTWDDVRLSQLLEYLAGCGRQVLIFTGQNREELLLIGEKLSYHKIMLDENRAAVYSHTDMRYDNSILQ
- a CDS encoding RNA pseudouridine synthase; this encodes MYRGKNLLLYADDAIVVVYKPAGLAVQTKKMGEKDLESLLRTWQAGQGAGTYIGVVHRLDQPVEGVMVLARTKEAAAALSAQAAGTDMQKTYVAVTRGVLPKVEGQLTDFLLRDGKTNTSRVVDRKTPGAKKASLDYRILSVQTTEAKQSLVEIHLHTGRHHQIRVQFAHAGTSLVGDNKYGSMSNAVQEAGNGSVCASSQVVENATENLTIAPGRRHGVLKDTPALCACSLTFTHPVTGQRLCVSCRPNNLAFAAFGVDKLPEPGIKYLISCDTGSEEE
- a CDS encoding response regulator transcription factor translates to MSKILIVEDEESIADLEKDYLELSGFEVAICNNGDDGLKAALEKDYDLLILDLMLPGTDGFEICKRVREVKNMPIIMVSAKKDDIDKIRGLGLGADDYMTKPFSPSELVARVKAHLSRYERLIGSNAQENDIIEIRGIKIDKTARRVWVNGEEKNFTTKEFDLLTFLAQNPNHVFTKEELFKKIWDMDSIGDIATVTVHIKKIREKIEFNTAKPQYIETIWGVGYRFKV